One Bacillus amyloliquefaciens DSM 7 = ATCC 23350 DNA window includes the following coding sequences:
- a CDS encoding YutD family protein, whose product MILIQNAEFELVHDFKNGFNEEAFKARYSDILNKYDYIVGDWGYSQLRLKGFFDDQNQKATFETKISTLDEYIYEYCNFGCAYFVLKRIRK is encoded by the coding sequence ATGATTCTTATTCAAAATGCCGAGTTTGAACTCGTACATGATTTTAAAAACGGCTTTAATGAAGAAGCGTTCAAAGCCCGCTATTCAGACATATTAAATAAATATGATTACATTGTGGGAGACTGGGGATACAGTCAGCTGCGGCTCAAAGGCTTCTTTGATGACCAGAATCAAAAAGCAACCTTTGAAACGAAAATCAGCACATTGGACGAATATATTTATGAATACTGCAATTTCGGCTGCGCGTATTTTGTTTTAAAACGAATCAGAAAATAA
- a CDS encoding sulfite exporter TauE/SafE family protein, with amino-acid sequence MSYLILIILGFIAGTVGSLIGLGGGIIIVPAMLYLSTMTSFFHDVTPQTAIGTSLLVIIFTGLSSTLAYMKYKTVDYKSGLIFFIGSGPGSIIGAYLSKLFNAHTFSVWFGLFMILISITLMLKAKAKPVNKAHKGIIRTYEDESGELYTYSYRIFTGIAIAFFVGLLGGLFGIGGGSLMVPAMMLLFLFPPKVAVATSMLIIFLSSVTGSVSHIAEGHVNWLYALCLVPGAWFGGKMGAWVNKRVRTKTIVLFMRVVLILIGCELIYQGIFS; translated from the coding sequence ATGTCTTATCTTATTTTGATCATATTAGGATTTATTGCGGGAACGGTCGGCAGCCTGATCGGGCTTGGGGGAGGAATTATCATCGTGCCGGCGATGCTCTATTTAAGCACGATGACTTCGTTTTTCCATGACGTAACGCCGCAGACTGCCATCGGCACGTCCCTTTTGGTCATTATTTTCACGGGCCTGTCATCAACTCTGGCCTATATGAAATATAAAACCGTTGATTACAAAAGCGGGCTGATCTTTTTTATCGGTTCCGGCCCGGGAAGCATCATCGGCGCGTATTTGTCTAAACTTTTTAATGCGCATACGTTTTCCGTCTGGTTCGGACTTTTTATGATTTTGATTTCCATTACATTAATGCTGAAGGCGAAAGCAAAACCGGTCAATAAAGCCCATAAAGGCATAATCCGGACATATGAGGATGAATCGGGTGAGCTTTATACATATTCGTACCGTATTTTTACCGGTATCGCGATTGCCTTTTTCGTCGGCTTATTGGGCGGTCTCTTCGGCATTGGCGGCGGCTCTCTTATGGTTCCGGCCATGATGCTGTTATTTTTGTTCCCGCCGAAAGTGGCTGTGGCGACGTCAATGCTCATTATTTTCTTATCCTCCGTGACGGGTTCCGTGTCACATATCGCAGAGGGCCATGTCAATTGGTTGTATGCGCTGTGCCTTGTTCCGGGCGCTTGGTTCGGCGGCAAAATGGGCGCGTGGGTCAATAAGCGGGTCCGGACGAAAACGATCGTGCTTTTCATGCGGGTCGTATTGATTTTGATCGGCTGTGAATTGATTTATCAAGGGATATTCAGCTAA
- the yutH gene encoding spore coat putative kinase YutH — MMKSIIKEKYGIHVRQLSVYQKYQCFQTPNSFFLIIPVSGFTQSELTELYYMSQYLQEQSDPYVSVFIFTKEGELTFEDEGKTYALLKAPIPVSNRPFSVGGELAEFHRKGRGFPYEVKEAGRIGQWKDLWGKRVDQLESFWMQKIHMSPLEPFEKKMIEAFPYYSGLAENAIQYLVDTELDDNPGAEDSGTICHQRMERDTWSAESLIRIPGDWVFDHAARDIAEYMRSTYLYHRDDLLNDGFLFLQEYEQITPLSSFSKRLFYSRLLFPLHFFETVESYYISHDSEKHFYEEQLDYILADCTRYEQFLQTCHDMMNVRSAQIFVPPVAWLGKGRNS; from the coding sequence ATGATGAAAAGCATCATTAAAGAAAAATACGGCATCCACGTCAGACAGCTTTCCGTTTATCAGAAATACCAATGCTTTCAGACGCCCAATTCCTTCTTTCTTATTATTCCCGTCTCCGGCTTTACGCAATCGGAGCTGACCGAGCTTTATTACATGAGTCAGTATTTACAAGAACAAAGTGACCCATACGTTTCCGTGTTTATCTTTACGAAGGAAGGAGAGCTGACCTTTGAGGACGAAGGCAAAACGTATGCGCTCTTAAAAGCGCCGATTCCAGTCTCAAACCGGCCGTTTTCTGTCGGCGGGGAGCTTGCCGAATTCCACAGAAAAGGGCGGGGCTTTCCGTATGAAGTGAAAGAAGCGGGCAGGATCGGCCAATGGAAGGACTTATGGGGGAAACGGGTGGATCAGCTGGAATCATTCTGGATGCAGAAAATTCATATGTCTCCGCTTGAACCGTTCGAAAAGAAAATGATCGAAGCATTTCCTTATTATTCAGGCTTAGCGGAAAACGCCATTCAATATTTAGTGGATACGGAGCTGGATGACAATCCCGGCGCGGAAGACTCGGGGACGATCTGCCATCAGCGGATGGAGCGGGATACCTGGTCTGCTGAATCATTGATCCGCATTCCGGGGGATTGGGTATTCGACCATGCAGCCCGTGATATTGCGGAATATATGCGCAGCACATATTTGTATCACCGTGACGACTTGCTTAATGACGGGTTTTTGTTTTTGCAGGAATATGAGCAAATTACGCCGTTATCCTCCTTTTCAAAACGCCTGTTTTACAGCCGGCTGCTGTTTCCGCTCCATTTTTTCGAGACGGTGGAGAGCTATTATATCTCTCATGATTCTGAAAAGCACTTTTACGAAGAGCAGCTTGACTACATTCTTGCTGACTGCACCCGTTATGAACAGTTTTTACAGACCTGTCACGACATGATGAATGTCAGATCGGCGCAGATTTTTGTCCCGCCTGTGGCTTGGCTCGGAAAAGGAAGAAATTCGTAA
- the yunB gene encoding sporulation protein YunB, whose protein sequence is MPRYRSALRKRGPLPFRYVLLLSFAFFIISTVISLWMINSSIKPVLMNIGEMETKRVATEVITESIEEYMSHTDNVKDMVDMKTDENGKVTTMDFNTQMVNSMKAKVTKQLQAHLKEAESNNKQHETEKGAKTADEIMIDIPLGQVTGNSILGNLGPKIPVRFNLIGDALTDVKTKIKPYGINNALIDISIFVEIKVKVIIPFASKTSVVTNNIPVSIKAIQGEVPQFYNGSGGSGVTPSVQLPNEKKEKNK, encoded by the coding sequence TTGCCTAGATACCGGAGCGCTCTTCGCAAGAGAGGGCCTTTGCCTTTTCGATATGTGCTTCTTCTGTCGTTTGCTTTTTTTATCATATCGACGGTCATCAGCCTTTGGATGATCAATTCCTCAATTAAACCGGTGCTGATGAACATCGGGGAAATGGAAACGAAACGGGTGGCGACTGAAGTCATTACGGAATCCATTGAAGAATATATGTCTCACACAGATAATGTGAAAGATATGGTCGATATGAAAACGGATGAAAACGGAAAAGTCACAACGATGGATTTTAATACACAAATGGTCAACAGCATGAAGGCGAAAGTGACAAAGCAGCTTCAGGCTCACCTGAAGGAAGCGGAGTCGAACAATAAGCAGCATGAAACAGAAAAAGGCGCTAAAACGGCCGATGAAATTATGATTGATATTCCCTTAGGGCAGGTCACGGGAAACAGCATTCTCGGAAATCTGGGGCCGAAAATCCCGGTGCGCTTTAACCTGATCGGCGATGCGTTAACTGATGTGAAAACAAAAATAAAACCGTATGGCATCAACAATGCCCTGATTGATATCAGTATTTTTGTGGAAATTAAAGTGAAGGTCATTATTCCGTTTGCCAGCAAAACGTCGGTCGTTACGAATAATATTCCGGTCTCCATTAAAGCCATTCAAGGAGAGGTGCCACAGTTTTATAACGGAAGCGGCGGATCAGGCGTGACGCCTTCCGTTCAGCTGCCGAATGAAAAAAAGGAGAAAAACAAATAA
- a CDS encoding TIGR01457 family HAD-type hydrolase, with amino-acid sequence MKDYKGYLIDLDGTMYNGTEKIEEACEFVRTLKARGIPYLFVTNNSSRTPKQVADKLMSFDIPASEEQVFTTSMATAQHIAQQKKDASVYVIGEEGIRQAIEENGLSFGEENADFVVVGIDRGITYEKLATGCLAIRNGARFISTNGDVAIPTERGLLPGNGSLTSVLTVSTGVEPVFIGKPESIIMEQAMRVLGTDISETLMVGDNYATDIMAGINAGMDTLLVHTGVTKREHMAGYDQKPTYAIDSLTEWIEHL; translated from the coding sequence ATGAAGGATTATAAAGGATATTTGATTGATTTGGACGGCACAATGTACAACGGGACGGAAAAAATCGAAGAAGCGTGTGAATTCGTGAGAACGCTTAAAGCGCGCGGCATTCCGTATTTATTTGTGACGAACAATTCTTCCCGGACGCCGAAGCAGGTGGCGGACAAGCTGATGAGCTTTGACATTCCGGCATCTGAAGAACAGGTCTTCACGACGAGCATGGCGACTGCGCAGCATATCGCCCAGCAGAAAAAAGATGCATCGGTATATGTAATCGGCGAAGAAGGCATCCGCCAGGCCATTGAAGAAAACGGGCTGAGCTTCGGAGAAGAAAACGCGGACTTTGTCGTTGTGGGAATCGACCGCGGCATTACATATGAAAAATTGGCAACGGGATGCCTTGCGATCAGAAACGGCGCCCGGTTTATTTCAACAAACGGCGACGTCGCCATTCCGACCGAAAGAGGGCTGTTGCCGGGGAACGGTTCACTGACGTCCGTTTTGACGGTGTCAACGGGCGTTGAGCCTGTCTTTATCGGCAAGCCTGAATCCATTATTATGGAACAGGCGATGCGTGTGCTCGGAACGGATATTTCCGAAACACTCATGGTCGGCGATAACTATGCAACGGATATTATGGCCGGCATCAACGCGGGGATGGACACGCTGCTGGTTCACACGGGTGTGACAAAGCGTGAACATATGGCCGGTTATGACCAGAAGCCGACATATGCGATTGATTCCTTAACCGAATGGATTGAACATCTATAA
- a CDS encoding DUF72 domain-containing protein, with product MIYIGLTGWGDHDSIYPPKTAGPQKLQAYSSHFPIVELDASFYAIQPARNNERWVKETPESFQFVVKAYQGMTGHQRGDIPFETKEEMFEAFKLSLTPYIEHGKLAMVLFQFPPWFDCKKENVAYLRWCRQQMGDIPCALEFRNRSWFSPPFYEQTLSFMKAEGWIHSICDEPQIGEGSIPTVLKATDEEKTLIRFHGRNKQGWIKPDGGQNWREVRYLYRYNKQELKDWKNNLQELKKQSRNLYVLFNNNSGGDAADNGLEMLEMLDISYTGLAPKQLDLFS from the coding sequence GTGATTTATATCGGACTGACGGGATGGGGGGATCATGACAGCATCTATCCGCCTAAAACAGCGGGCCCGCAAAAACTGCAGGCTTATTCCTCCCATTTTCCCATCGTTGAGCTTGACGCGAGCTTTTACGCGATACAGCCCGCCCGCAATAACGAAAGATGGGTCAAAGAGACGCCGGAATCCTTTCAATTTGTCGTTAAGGCATATCAAGGAATGACGGGCCATCAGCGCGGCGATATTCCTTTTGAAACGAAGGAAGAGATGTTTGAAGCGTTTAAGCTGTCATTGACGCCGTATATTGAACATGGAAAGCTTGCCATGGTGCTGTTCCAATTCCCGCCGTGGTTTGACTGCAAGAAAGAAAACGTCGCATATTTGAGATGGTGCAGGCAGCAGATGGGCGATATCCCGTGCGCCCTTGAATTCCGCAACCGGTCGTGGTTTTCCCCGCCATTTTACGAGCAGACGCTTTCCTTTATGAAGGCGGAAGGCTGGATTCACAGCATATGTGACGAGCCGCAAATTGGCGAGGGCAGCATTCCGACCGTCCTGAAAGCAACGGATGAAGAAAAAACGCTTATCCGTTTTCACGGGCGGAACAAGCAGGGCTGGATCAAACCTGACGGCGGTCAAAACTGGCGCGAGGTCAGATATTTATACCGCTATAACAAACAGGAGCTCAAAGATTGGAAAAACAATCTTCAGGAGCTGAAAAAACAGTCGCGCAATCTGTATGTGCTGTTCAACAATAACTCAGGCGGAGACGCCGCCGATAACGGCCTTGAGATGCTTGAAATGCTAGATATCTCATATACCGGGCTTGCTCCGAAGCAGCTCGACCTATTCAGCTAG
- a CDS encoding DUF86 domain-containing protein, whose product MYFVDRNKIEQTLRFFENQLALFDSTPAWQSEIEKRALERISHLMIECILDVGNDMIDGFIMRDPGSYDDIMDILTDEKVVAEEEGNKLKQLISSRKQLVQEYQHADHQELFALITSNKDVLKAFPVRVRTYLETELGPVSAFK is encoded by the coding sequence GTGTATTTTGTTGACAGAAATAAAATCGAACAAACACTCCGTTTTTTTGAGAACCAGCTGGCGCTGTTTGATAGCACGCCGGCATGGCAGAGCGAGATCGAAAAACGGGCGCTTGAGCGGATCAGCCATCTTATGATCGAATGCATTCTCGATGTCGGAAATGATATGATTGACGGCTTTATCATGCGCGATCCGGGCAGCTATGATGACATCATGGATATTCTGACGGATGAAAAGGTGGTAGCTGAAGAAGAAGGAAATAAGCTGAAGCAATTGATTTCTTCCAGAAAGCAGCTTGTCCAGGAATATCAGCACGCCGATCATCAGGAACTGTTTGCGTTGATCACGTCAAACAAGGACGTGCTGAAAGCCTTTCCGGTCCGAGTAAGAACCTACCTTGAAACAGAATTAGGTCCTGTTTCCGCATTTAAATAA
- a CDS encoding phosphatidylglycerophosphatase A, protein MSEKEQLNQVEAVARARLKERGVETDDIADLVYFLQKKYHPDLTMEECRLNVDRVIAKREVQNAILTGIELDVLAEQKKLSEPLQTILAIDESLYGVDEVLAFSIVNIYGSIGFTNYGYIDKEKPGILGRLNDKSTGECHTFLDDIVGAIAAAASSRLAHSARNTE, encoded by the coding sequence ATGTCAGAAAAGGAACAACTGAATCAGGTGGAAGCTGTCGCCAGAGCGCGTTTAAAAGAACGGGGGGTTGAGACGGACGATATTGCCGATCTTGTGTATTTCCTCCAGAAAAAATATCATCCTGATTTGACGATGGAGGAATGCAGGCTCAATGTAGACCGTGTCATCGCAAAACGCGAGGTGCAAAACGCGATTTTAACGGGTATAGAATTAGATGTGCTCGCCGAACAAAAGAAGCTGTCTGAACCGCTTCAGACCATTCTGGCGATTGATGAAAGCCTGTATGGGGTCGACGAGGTGCTCGCCTTCTCTATCGTGAACATATACGGCTCGATCGGCTTTACGAATTACGGTTACATTGATAAAGAAAAACCCGGCATTCTCGGGCGTTTAAATGATAAATCAACGGGCGAATGCCATACATTTCTCGATGATATCGTCGGCGCAATCGCAGCAGCGGCTTCAAGCCGGCTTGCTCACAGCGCCAGAAATACAGAATAA
- the lytH gene encoding L-Ala--D-Glu endopeptidase has product MKVLLSALLLLSVFCPAASGKEQSASVYSERMQLYRKAEAVTQIPWYVLAAVDQYEENIRSNRKDLPEKAGIISIYIPDYLWSGPENPNPKDDAPLSIKVFDGIGLDGDGDGKAEVSNDEDILYTFAQYLAAFGTDLDHIRIGLWNYYRRDQTVGIITEFMTLFKTFGRLDLGEHAFPLPVKTDYSYRSTWGAARGFGGRRIHEGTDLFAHYGLPVRSTCYGIVEMKGWNRFGGWRIGIRDINNTYHYFAHLNGFAKGVHKGQIVKPGEVIGSVGSSGYGPPGTAGKFPPHLHYGMYKDNGRSEWSFDPYPHLRAWERKEIRKKK; this is encoded by the coding sequence GTGAAAGTTCTGTTATCTGCTCTTCTCCTTTTATCAGTTTTCTGTCCGGCTGCAAGCGGGAAAGAACAATCGGCTTCTGTTTACAGCGAACGGATGCAGTTGTACCGCAAAGCCGAAGCGGTCACGCAGATTCCTTGGTATGTGCTTGCAGCGGTTGATCAATATGAAGAAAATATCCGCTCAAACCGAAAGGACCTGCCTGAAAAAGCGGGAATCATCAGCATTTATATTCCGGATTATTTGTGGAGCGGACCTGAAAATCCAAATCCTAAGGACGATGCGCCCCTCAGCATTAAAGTATTTGACGGGATCGGTCTGGACGGTGACGGTGACGGAAAAGCCGAAGTAAGCAATGATGAGGATATCCTTTATACATTTGCACAGTATTTGGCGGCATTCGGAACGGATCTTGACCATATCCGCATCGGCCTCTGGAATTATTATCGCCGTGATCAGACGGTCGGCATTATCACGGAATTCATGACACTGTTCAAAACGTTCGGCCGCCTTGATCTCGGAGAACACGCTTTTCCGCTTCCCGTAAAAACGGATTACAGCTACCGCAGCACTTGGGGCGCCGCACGGGGTTTCGGCGGACGCCGGATTCACGAAGGAACGGATCTGTTCGCTCATTATGGGCTCCCCGTCAGATCGACCTGCTACGGTATTGTTGAAATGAAGGGCTGGAACCGCTTCGGCGGCTGGAGAATCGGCATCAGGGATATCAATAACACGTATCACTACTTCGCCCATCTGAACGGCTTTGCAAAAGGTGTCCATAAAGGCCAGATCGTCAAACCCGGAGAGGTGATCGGTTCTGTCGGAAGCTCCGGATACGGACCGCCGGGCACCGCGGGAAAATTTCCGCCGCATCTTCACTACGGGATGTATAAAGATAACGGAAGGTCGGAATGGTCTTTTGACCCGTATCCTCATTTAAGGGCATGGGAGCGAAAAGAAATCCGCAAGAAAAAGTAA
- the lipA gene encoding lipoyl synthase yields the protein MAKKDEHLRKPEWLKIKLNTNENYTGLKKLMRENNLHTVCEEAKCPNIHECWAVRRTATFMILGSVCTRACRFCAVKTGLPTELDLQEPERVADSVALMNLKHAVITAVARDDQKDGGAGVFAETVRAIRRKSPFTTIEVLPSDMGGNYDNLKTLMDTRPDILNHNIETVRRLTPRVRARATYDRSLEFLRRAKEMQPDIPTKSSIMIGLGETKEEIIEVMDDLLANNVDIMAIGQYLQPSKKHLKVQKYYHPDEFAELKEIAMQKGFSHCEAGPLVRSSYHADEQVNEASKKRQAQA from the coding sequence ATGGCAAAGAAAGACGAGCATCTGAGAAAGCCGGAATGGCTCAAAATAAAGCTGAACACGAATGAAAACTATACGGGCCTGAAAAAATTAATGCGTGAAAATAATCTGCATACCGTATGTGAAGAAGCAAAATGCCCGAACATCCATGAATGCTGGGCTGTAAGACGTACGGCGACATTCATGATTCTAGGTTCTGTCTGTACGAGAGCATGCCGATTCTGCGCTGTAAAAACGGGTCTGCCGACTGAGCTGGATCTGCAGGAGCCGGAACGCGTAGCTGATTCCGTCGCGCTGATGAATTTAAAACACGCCGTCATTACGGCCGTGGCGCGCGATGACCAGAAAGACGGCGGAGCAGGCGTCTTTGCGGAAACGGTCCGGGCGATCCGCAGAAAAAGCCCGTTCACGACGATTGAAGTGCTGCCATCCGACATGGGCGGAAATTACGACAACCTGAAAACATTAATGGATACCCGCCCTGATATTCTGAACCACAATATTGAAACCGTGCGCCGCCTGACACCGAGAGTCCGCGCCCGCGCAACATATGACCGTTCTTTGGAATTTTTGCGCCGTGCAAAAGAAATGCAGCCGGACATCCCGACCAAATCAAGCATTATGATCGGCCTCGGCGAAACGAAGGAAGAAATTATTGAAGTCATGGACGACCTGCTTGCGAACAATGTCGACATCATGGCGATCGGCCAATACCTGCAGCCGTCGAAAAAACATTTAAAAGTCCAAAAATATTATCATCCGGACGAATTTGCCGAACTGAAAGAAATCGCGATGCAAAAAGGCTTCAGCCACTGTGAAGCAGGCCCGCTTGTCCGTTCTTCCTACCATGCGGATGAACAGGTAAACGAAGCGTCTAAAAAACGCCAGGCCCAAGCATAA
- a CDS encoding bifunctional metallophosphatase/5'-nucleotidase produces MLEKLRLYHTNDLHSHFENWPKIVHYIEQKKNEHEKDGEETLVFDIGDHMDRFQMITEATFGKANVDLLNRLEIDAAAVGNNEGITLPHDELADLYHHAAFPVIVSNLFDEDGQRPKWAVPYVIKTLKNGMTAGILGVTVPYYPVYQKLGWTVTDAEKSIQESLDDIKGKADIIILLSHLGLIDDRAAAETFPDIDVILESHTHHLLEDGQDINGVLLACAEKYGNYVGCVELTLDSETRTIVSKQASVQKMADWHGESKDTAAFLKEKEREAENLLSVQVANLNEEAGVKWFEESPLPLLLAEALKNWCGCEVSMVNSGVILGPLKKGPVTKLDLHRICPHPINPVAVRLSGRELQETIGQAASENMEQLRIKGLGFRGEVMGKMVYAGAEVQTDILEDGVTHLINVKVNGEELDSDRIYSVAVLDMFTLGKLFPYIRDSKEKQYFMPEFLRDLLAWKLAQQS; encoded by the coding sequence ATGTTAGAGAAACTCCGTTTATATCATACGAATGATTTGCACAGCCATTTCGAAAATTGGCCGAAAATCGTACATTACATTGAGCAGAAGAAAAATGAGCATGAAAAAGACGGGGAGGAAACACTCGTATTCGACATCGGCGATCATATGGACCGATTTCAAATGATTACAGAAGCGACCTTCGGCAAAGCGAATGTCGACTTGTTAAACCGTCTTGAGATTGATGCGGCTGCCGTCGGGAATAATGAAGGAATTACGCTGCCTCACGATGAGCTGGCGGATTTATATCATCATGCCGCGTTTCCCGTCATTGTATCCAACCTGTTTGACGAGGACGGACAGCGGCCGAAATGGGCTGTGCCGTACGTGATCAAAACGCTGAAAAACGGGATGACCGCCGGCATACTCGGCGTCACGGTGCCGTATTATCCCGTCTATCAAAAGCTCGGCTGGACGGTGACGGATGCGGAAAAAAGCATTCAAGAATCACTCGACGATATCAAGGGCAAAGCGGATATCATCATTCTGCTTTCGCATCTAGGCCTCATAGATGACCGGGCCGCAGCGGAAACATTTCCGGACATCGATGTCATTCTTGAATCACATACGCACCACCTTCTTGAGGACGGGCAGGACATAAACGGCGTATTGCTTGCATGTGCGGAAAAATACGGAAACTATGTCGGCTGTGTCGAGCTGACGCTGGACAGTGAAACACGAACCATCGTCAGCAAACAGGCATCTGTGCAGAAAATGGCTGATTGGCACGGGGAATCTAAAGATACGGCGGCTTTTCTGAAAGAGAAAGAACGGGAAGCGGAAAATCTGCTCTCCGTACAGGTCGCCAATCTGAATGAAGAAGCCGGCGTGAAGTGGTTTGAGGAATCACCGCTCCCGCTTCTTTTAGCCGAGGCGCTGAAAAACTGGTGCGGCTGTGAAGTCAGCATGGTGAATTCAGGCGTCATTTTGGGGCCTCTAAAGAAGGGACCTGTCACAAAGCTTGATCTGCACCGCATCTGCCCTCATCCGATCAATCCGGTCGCCGTGCGTCTTTCAGGCAGGGAACTCCAGGAAACAATCGGCCAGGCTGCCTCAGAAAACATGGAGCAGCTGCGGATAAAAGGCCTCGGCTTCCGCGGGGAGGTCATGGGCAAGATGGTGTATGCCGGAGCCGAGGTGCAGACTGATATCCTTGAAGACGGTGTAACGCATCTCATCAATGTGAAAGTGAACGGAGAAGAGCTTGATTCGGACCGGATATACTCGGTTGCCGTTCTCGACATGTTTACACTCGGAAAGCTGTTCCCGTACATCCGCGATTCGAAAGAAAAGCAATACTTTATGCCGGAGTTTTTAAGGGATCTGCTCGCCTGGAAGCTTGCGCAGCAGTCATAA